A genomic region of Manihot esculenta cultivar AM560-2 chromosome 15, M.esculenta_v8, whole genome shotgun sequence contains the following coding sequences:
- the LOC110601680 gene encoding glutaredoxin, with the protein MAMTKAQDLVSSNSVVVFSKTYCPFCTTVKKLFDEVGAKYKTVELDTENDGSEIQAALGEWTGQKTVPNVFIGGKHIGGCDTTTGIHKEGKLIPLLTEAGAVAKASA; encoded by the exons ATGGCGATGACCAAGGCCCAGGATCTCGTTTCTTCCAACTCTGTTGTCGTTTTCAG CAAGACGTACTGCCCCTTTTGCACGACCGTGAAGAAGCTTTTTGATGAAGTGGGAGCAAAATATAAGACCGTGGAGCTGGATACTGAGa ATGATGGAAGTGAGATACAAGCAGCACTAGGAGAGTGGACTGGGCAAAAAACTGTGCCTAATGTTTTCATCGGTGGCAAGCACATTGGTGGCTGTGACA CAACAACAGGCATCCATAAGGAAGGGAAGCTAATTCCTCTGCTCACTGAAGCCGGAGCTGTGGCCAAGGCTTCTGCTTAA
- the LOC110601679 gene encoding uncharacterized protein LOC110601679 isoform X2 encodes MQQLLVTPDSTPLSYWLSWRVLLCAICVFTPMVVAVFITWKHEGFDHLRSCGGKTQQKINHSLFEDRAWRPCLKQIHPIWLLAYRVIAFSVLLASLIAKVSENGFVMFYYYTQWTFTSVTIYFGFGVLLSICGCFQYHKMGTAASNIHHITDDAEQGYHVPLICEERLNVHNARKISNTEEEIYTFQIATVWSYLFQVLYQMNAGAVMLTDFVYWAIIFPFLTIKDYTMNFLTVNMHTINAILLLGDTALNCLPFPWFRFSYFILWTGAFVIFQWIIHACISIWWPYPFLDLSSPYAPLWYLLVGLLHLPCYSFFVLITKMKHNLLSKWFPQSYECL; translated from the exons ATGCAGCAGCTACTTGTTACTCCTGATTCTACCCCCTTGAGTTACTGGTTAAGCTGGAGAGTATTGCTATGTGCAATCTGTGTATTCACCCCTATGGTTGTAGCTGTATTTATTACATGGAAACATGAAGGTTTTGATCATTTGAGATCTTGCGGAGGGAAAACTCAGCAAAAGATTAACCATTCATTGTTTGAAGATAGAGCTTGGAGACCATGTCTTAAACAAATCCATCCCATTTGGTTGTTGGCTTATCGAGTTATCGCTTTCTCTGTGCTTTTGGCATCGCTTATTGCTAAAGTTTCTGAGAATGGATTCGTCATGTTTTACTACTATACTCA GTGGACTTTTACTTCTGTTACCATTTATTTTGGG TTTGGGGTACTGCTCTCCATCTGTGGGTGTTTCCAATATCATAAAATGGGCACCGCTGCATCTAATATCCATCACATTACGGATGATGCTGAACAAGGGTACCACGTGCCTCTAATATGCGAGGAAAGATTAAATGTACATAATGCAAGAAAAATCTCAAATACCGAAGAGGAAATTTACACTTTTCAAATAGCAACTGTGTGGAGTTATCTCTTCCAAGTTCTGTACCAG ATGAATGCTGGAGCAGTGATGCTCACTGACTTTGTTTATTGGGCCATTATTTTTCCATTTCTTACCATCAAAGATTACACTATGAATTTT TTGACAGTTAATATGCATACAATCAATGCTATCTTACTCCTTGGTGACACGGCTTTGAATTGTCTG CCATTTCCTTGGTTCCGGTTTTCTTACTTCATTCTATGGACGGGTGCTTTTGTCATTTTCCAGTGGATTATCCATGCTTGTATATCAATTTG GTGGCCATATCCATTCCTTGACTTGTCATCACCATATGCTCCATTATG GTACTTGCTAGTAGGATTGCTGCATTTACCATGCTATAGTTTCTTTGTGCTAATTACCAAAATGAAACACAATCTGTTATCAAAATGGTTTCCTCAATCTTATGAATGTCTATGA
- the LOC110601679 gene encoding uncharacterized protein LOC110601679 isoform X1, whose translation MQQLLVTPDSTPLSYWLSWRVLLCAICVFTPMVVAVFITWKHEGFDHLRSCGGKTQQKINHSLFEDRAWRPCLKQIHPIWLLAYRVIAFSVLLASLIAKVSENGFVMFYYYTQWTFTSVTIYFGFGVLLSICGCFQYHKMGTAASNIHHITDDAEQGYHVPLICEERLNVHNARKISNTEEEIYTFQIATVWSYLFQVLYQMNAGAVMLTDFVYWAIIFPFLTIKDYTMNFLTVNMHTINAILLLGDTALNCLPFPWFRFSYFILWTGAFVIFQWIIHACISIWWPYPFLDLSSPYAPLWFVSQTSHYSNLCFSKLLVEFVLTIFLVGSNLLEYWIFCWKIRPIIPISSCLYCFDARIQLYRVKAVRTFTVFSKLYIIILVLASKSYFPFFLFWLCL comes from the exons ATGCAGCAGCTACTTGTTACTCCTGATTCTACCCCCTTGAGTTACTGGTTAAGCTGGAGAGTATTGCTATGTGCAATCTGTGTATTCACCCCTATGGTTGTAGCTGTATTTATTACATGGAAACATGAAGGTTTTGATCATTTGAGATCTTGCGGAGGGAAAACTCAGCAAAAGATTAACCATTCATTGTTTGAAGATAGAGCTTGGAGACCATGTCTTAAACAAATCCATCCCATTTGGTTGTTGGCTTATCGAGTTATCGCTTTCTCTGTGCTTTTGGCATCGCTTATTGCTAAAGTTTCTGAGAATGGATTCGTCATGTTTTACTACTATACTCA GTGGACTTTTACTTCTGTTACCATTTATTTTGGG TTTGGGGTACTGCTCTCCATCTGTGGGTGTTTCCAATATCATAAAATGGGCACCGCTGCATCTAATATCCATCACATTACGGATGATGCTGAACAAGGGTACCACGTGCCTCTAATATGCGAGGAAAGATTAAATGTACATAATGCAAGAAAAATCTCAAATACCGAAGAGGAAATTTACACTTTTCAAATAGCAACTGTGTGGAGTTATCTCTTCCAAGTTCTGTACCAG ATGAATGCTGGAGCAGTGATGCTCACTGACTTTGTTTATTGGGCCATTATTTTTCCATTTCTTACCATCAAAGATTACACTATGAATTTT TTGACAGTTAATATGCATACAATCAATGCTATCTTACTCCTTGGTGACACGGCTTTGAATTGTCTG CCATTTCCTTGGTTCCGGTTTTCTTACTTCATTCTATGGACGGGTGCTTTTGTCATTTTCCAGTGGATTATCCATGCTTGTATATCAATTTG GTGGCCATATCCATTCCTTGACTTGTCATCACCATATGCTCCATTATGGTTTGTATCTCAAACATCTCATTACTCTAATTTATGCTTTTCAAAACTTCTGGTTGAATTTGTATTAACAATATTTCTAGTGGGTAGTAATCTATTAGAATACTGGATTTTTTGTTGGAAAATAAGACCAATTATTCCCATTTCATCCTGTTTATATTGCTTTGATGCTCGTATACAGTTATACCGAGTCAAGGCTGTTCGAACTTTTACAGTTTTTAGcaaattgtatataattatcTTGGTATTAGCTTCAAAATCttattttcccttttttcttttttggttatGCCTCTAA